The Fimbriimonas ginsengisoli Gsoil 348 genome window below encodes:
- a CDS encoding carbohydrate ABC transporter permease, whose product MKARMSLVYFLLVLGAGVFVIPFLWTVSTALKTSQEIAKDPVHLIPAKPTLENFPGAWHALPFTTFIGNTVFVTLLATLGTVLSAALVAYGFARFKFKGRNALFYTMLGTMMLPSQVTMIPVFLIWRQLHAIDTFIPLILPAFFGGGPFNIFLLRQFFLTIPHELDEAMLIDGASYPQIWWRLILPLSQPAIAAVVVFSFIGNWDNFEGPLIYLNSPENYTVAMGLRLFQDSFGTNMGQLMSASLIQIVPTIVIFFLAQRYIIKGVAVSGMGGR is encoded by the coding sequence ATGAAAGCGAGGATGTCGCTGGTCTATTTCTTGCTGGTCCTGGGCGCCGGCGTCTTCGTTATCCCGTTCCTCTGGACCGTCTCGACGGCGTTGAAGACCAGCCAGGAGATCGCCAAAGATCCGGTGCATCTCATTCCGGCCAAGCCGACGCTCGAGAATTTTCCCGGCGCTTGGCACGCGCTCCCTTTCACCACGTTCATTGGCAACACGGTGTTTGTAACGCTGCTGGCAACCCTCGGCACCGTGCTTTCGGCGGCTTTGGTGGCGTATGGCTTTGCCCGGTTTAAGTTCAAGGGGCGAAACGCCCTCTTCTACACGATGCTCGGGACGATGATGTTGCCGAGCCAGGTCACGATGATTCCCGTCTTCTTGATCTGGCGTCAGCTTCACGCGATCGACACGTTCATCCCGTTGATCCTTCCCGCCTTCTTCGGAGGAGGCCCGTTCAACATTTTTCTCCTGCGCCAATTTTTCCTCACGATTCCGCACGAGCTGGACGAGGCGATGCTGATCGACGGGGCAAGCTACCCACAGATTTGGTGGCGGCTCATCTTGCCCCTGAGCCAGCCCGCGATCGCCGCCGTCGTCGTTTTCTCCTTCATAGGAAACTGGGACAACTTCGAAGGCCCGCTGATTTATCTCAACTCGCCCGAGAATTACACCGTCGCTATGGGGCTCCGTCTGTTCCAAGACAGCTTCGGTACGAACATGGGGCAACTGATGTCCGCCAGCCTCATCCAGATCGTCCCGACGATCGTCATATTCTTCCTCGCCCAGCGCTACATCATCAAAGGGGTGGCCGTGAGCGGCATGGGTGGGAGGTGA
- a CDS encoding DUF47 domain-containing protein yields the protein MLKLGRETIFFDLLKKQAVVSEQAAVAFLAMVRDIENHRAHALKLEEIEHQGDELTHQLQNKIVSTFITPLDQEDLSEMSHALDDITDYIEAVAARIALYHLTESRPDLEPLAVQLVEITRLVVSATSELAGNFQKSESLKTTLKEIHTVENESDKLFRGALATLFDEPGIDALTVIKWKEVYDRVENAVDRCEDIAKILDNMIVKYA from the coding sequence GTGCTCAAGCTCGGTAGGGAAACGATCTTTTTTGATCTGTTGAAGAAACAGGCCGTTGTGTCCGAGCAGGCGGCGGTCGCATTTTTGGCGATGGTTCGCGACATCGAGAATCACCGCGCGCACGCCCTGAAGCTTGAAGAGATCGAGCACCAAGGCGACGAACTGACGCACCAGCTCCAAAACAAGATCGTCAGCACGTTCATTACGCCCCTCGATCAAGAGGATCTGAGCGAGATGTCGCACGCGCTTGACGACATCACGGATTACATCGAAGCCGTCGCTGCCCGGATCGCGTTGTACCATCTCACGGAAAGCCGTCCCGACCTGGAACCGCTTGCGGTCCAATTGGTTGAGATCACTCGGTTGGTCGTTAGCGCGACTTCAGAATTGGCCGGGAACTTCCAGAAGTCGGAGAGCCTCAAGACCACCTTGAAGGAGATCCACACCGTGGAAAATGAGAGCGATAAGCTTTTCCGAGGCGCGTTGGCTACTCTTTTCGACGAGCCGGGAATCGACGCCCTCACCGTGATCAAGTGGAAAGAGGTTTACGACCGGGTGGAGAACGCGGTGGACCGTTGCGAAGACATCGCCAAGATCCTGGATAACATGATCGTCAAATATGCATGA
- a CDS encoding carbohydrate ABC transporter permease: protein MKALTRKPAFWGFLFITPWLLGFLLFTAGPMVTSLWLSLHKYDLATSQYVGGENYRRLLFVDPIFWKSVRITVTYALFSVPLGIAASLGLAMLLNQKVRGLNVYRTLFYLPSIVPAVASAILWQWVFNAENGILNLLLGIFGYAGPQWLQDERYTLTAFILMGLWGAGGARMIIFLAGLQGISDAYYEAASLDGATAWQRFRHVTLPLLSPVMFFNVILGSIGAFQIFTSAYVMTNGGPNNASMFYALYIFRNAFEYFKFGKASAMAWLLFLLLVVISAVQFGLSKRWVHYEGEAK, encoded by the coding sequence TTGAAGGCGCTGACTCGAAAGCCGGCGTTCTGGGGATTCCTCTTCATCACGCCTTGGCTGCTCGGTTTCCTCCTCTTCACGGCGGGTCCGATGGTGACGTCGCTCTGGCTTTCGCTTCATAAATACGACCTCGCGACGAGCCAATACGTTGGAGGCGAGAATTACCGACGGCTCCTGTTCGTCGATCCGATCTTCTGGAAGTCGGTCCGGATCACCGTCACCTACGCCCTCTTCTCCGTTCCGCTGGGCATCGCGGCATCGCTGGGGCTGGCGATGCTTTTGAATCAGAAGGTGCGCGGCCTAAACGTCTACCGCACCCTGTTCTATCTCCCGTCCATCGTGCCCGCGGTCGCCTCCGCGATCCTTTGGCAGTGGGTGTTCAATGCCGAAAACGGAATCTTGAATCTCCTCCTGGGCATCTTTGGATATGCCGGACCCCAGTGGCTGCAAGACGAGCGGTACACCCTGACTGCGTTCATCCTCATGGGGCTTTGGGGGGCCGGCGGCGCGCGGATGATCATCTTCCTCGCGGGACTCCAAGGGATCTCGGACGCGTACTACGAGGCCGCCAGTCTCGACGGTGCGACCGCCTGGCAACGATTCCGCCACGTCACCCTGCCGCTCTTATCGCCGGTGATGTTCTTCAACGTGATTCTGGGGAGCATCGGCGCTTTCCAGATATTCACTTCGGCGTACGTGATGACCAACGGGGGACCGAATAACGCGAGCATGTTCTACGCGCTTTACATCTTCCGAAACGCCTTCGAGTACTTCAAGTTCGGCAAGGCGAGCGCCATGGCATGGCTGCTTTTCCTGCTTCTCGTAGTTATCTCCGCCGTCCAGTTCGGCCTCTCCAAGCGGTGGGTTCACTACGAAGGGGAAGCCAAATGA
- a CDS encoding ABC transporter substrate-binding protein, which produces MTVRLAIAILAGLTVVGCRTNAGCPPDKACLRYMAWGNPEQLAAEQNVVDKFNRQNPDLFVSLFTVPSSSYQQKAVLMLASRTAPDVMRIDHYNYPMMQPKGYFRDLTDFAKNDPTFHESDYFPTAIAECKIGNRLYGLSTLYGGIILYYNKTLMRQAGLEDPYEVYKRGDWTWNRMREYAKKLTHFENGRAKTFGLNVPSFPANAVAIWNMGGDFLSPDMKHCVVDSEGTVRGYQFLADLIWKDHVAPSPSQAANSAFAFESGKVGMTFDFMGMVPSYRQKAKDFEWDVCPPPRGDGPLVDVVKGNQLIMSANCPNPKAAWRFMRFYTGVEAETELYAKIRRCFPTRIAVAKSPIYLDGSLPPAHPIAFVQAAEAGRILPINSRWGEWTQLLNAETDNLMAGRERDARAVLRRAKEKIDAVLAEDPGY; this is translated from the coding sequence ATGACCGTTCGTCTGGCGATCGCGATCCTGGCCGGCTTGACCGTTGTCGGCTGTCGGACGAATGCGGGTTGCCCGCCGGATAAGGCGTGCCTGCGATACATGGCCTGGGGAAACCCGGAGCAGCTTGCGGCCGAGCAGAACGTAGTCGACAAGTTCAACCGGCAGAACCCGGACCTGTTCGTCTCGCTCTTCACCGTGCCCAGCAGCAGCTACCAGCAGAAGGCGGTTCTAATGCTCGCTTCTCGCACGGCGCCGGACGTCATGCGGATCGACCACTACAACTACCCGATGATGCAGCCGAAGGGGTACTTCCGCGACCTCACGGACTTCGCGAAGAACGACCCTACCTTTCACGAGAGCGACTACTTTCCAACCGCCATCGCCGAGTGCAAGATCGGCAACCGTCTCTATGGGCTTAGCACCCTGTACGGGGGGATCATCCTGTACTACAACAAGACCCTCATGCGCCAGGCCGGCCTCGAGGACCCGTACGAGGTGTACAAGCGGGGGGACTGGACCTGGAACCGGATGCGGGAGTACGCGAAGAAGCTCACCCACTTCGAGAACGGACGCGCCAAGACGTTCGGACTCAACGTTCCCAGCTTTCCCGCCAACGCGGTCGCCATCTGGAATATGGGCGGCGATTTTCTGTCGCCGGACATGAAACACTGCGTGGTTGACAGCGAAGGGACGGTCCGCGGCTATCAGTTTCTAGCCGACTTAATTTGGAAAGACCACGTGGCCCCCTCCCCGTCTCAAGCCGCGAACTCGGCATTCGCGTTCGAGAGCGGAAAGGTCGGGATGACGTTCGATTTTATGGGGATGGTGCCCAGCTACCGCCAGAAAGCTAAGGATTTCGAGTGGGATGTCTGTCCGCCTCCCCGGGGCGACGGTCCGCTCGTCGACGTGGTCAAGGGGAACCAGCTCATCATGTCGGCCAATTGTCCCAACCCGAAGGCCGCGTGGCGGTTCATGCGCTTCTACACCGGGGTCGAAGCGGAGACGGAGTTGTACGCGAAGATCCGACGATGTTTTCCCACCCGGATCGCGGTGGCCAAGTCGCCGATCTACCTCGATGGCTCGCTCCCTCCCGCCCACCCGATCGCCTTCGTCCAGGCCGCCGAGGCGGGCCGTATCTTGCCGATTAACTCCCGTTGGGGGGAATGGACCCAACTTCTGAACGCCGAGACCGATAACCTGATGGCCGGCCGGGAGCGAGATGCCCGCGCGGTCTTGCGCCGAGCGAAAGAAAAGATCGACGCCGTCTTGGCGGAGGATCCCGGCTATTGA
- a CDS encoding alpha-mannosidase has product MLKHSDLTRRRIASFLRYELRPRLYSDRAPLRIEINESGAANQTEAMKGPWKEVAKGYAYGPAYTTFWFRLSGTMPESFKDKPVAVIAELGGERTVWKDGSPWCGVDVEHSDFGWLEGSAMSGSALAKGGEKVEYLVQSYTRNSEVVVHGKEAPRSATTETVDKAEFVVVDPETKDLYYDVDFAIGLLGTIDENDPAHITILRALNEVVNTYSPENRETISRCRKLIRDAMGSLNGEFKHTIVPVGHAHLDTAWLWPIEITKKKMAHTTSTQLGLMERYPEYVFAHSQASQYEWLEKEYPALFERVKAAIDRGQWEPVGSMWVEADCNLTGAESLIRQFLYGRRYFRDKLGYETQDMWLPDVFGYSAALPQILAKFNIKYFLTQKISWNQFNKFPHHTFWWQGIDGTRVWTHFPPADTYNASSEPKEIVASVKNYKDHGRSDQSLYLFGFGDGGGGPTERHLEFLRRGRLAPSFPDVAIGKRAIDFFRDAKARSKDLMTWVGELYLELHRGTYTSQAANKRDNRKCEFLLRDAELLACFDPGFPATYPQGELEEAWKLVLLNQFHDIIPGSSVREVYVDSDREYRKVIEAGDRIVEERLTQIAGAFDTSGMTRPVALFQNASMVGQASIPWIEDAAPTALVTTEENAPVQLVEEFGERKLIFATPAAALGAVTVADLSDAAPTVKTRLKASNRRIENGEIAVRFDPHGNLTSIQSLEDSTEFLEPGRLGNVFQLFEDKPLFWSAWDIDVYAYETGQELLRSESFEIVERGPVRVAAEIVKRFGKSTIRQRISLGPTPGIRFDTEIDWQEEDKLLKVAFPVNVNSGRATYEIQFGNVERATHYNTSWDMAKFEVCAQKWADLSEGDQGVALINDGKYGYDIHGNVMRLTLLRAPKAPDPTCDMGRHRFSYSLVPHYGPYNYAGIVQAAYAFNAPLRTAWLQPQVGEAGTLPAFVACEDRNIVIEAVKKAEDSDALIVRLYECHNARGRAELACARPFATAMLCDLEENEIAEMEVQDGLVEFDYKPFEILTIKLKS; this is encoded by the coding sequence ATGCTTAAGCACTCCGACCTCACCCGCCGGCGCATCGCGTCTTTCCTCCGGTACGAATTGCGCCCGCGGCTTTATAGCGATCGCGCTCCCCTTCGTATCGAGATCAACGAAAGCGGCGCTGCCAATCAAACCGAAGCCATGAAAGGCCCCTGGAAGGAGGTCGCCAAGGGCTATGCCTACGGACCTGCCTACACCACGTTCTGGTTCAGATTGTCGGGCACGATGCCGGAGAGCTTCAAGGACAAGCCAGTAGCGGTCATCGCCGAATTAGGCGGCGAGCGCACGGTCTGGAAGGACGGCTCCCCCTGGTGCGGCGTCGACGTCGAACACTCCGACTTTGGCTGGCTCGAGGGAAGCGCCATGTCCGGGTCGGCGCTTGCTAAAGGCGGGGAAAAGGTCGAGTATCTCGTTCAGTCGTACACCCGCAACTCCGAGGTTGTCGTGCACGGCAAGGAAGCCCCGCGATCGGCGACCACCGAAACCGTCGACAAAGCCGAGTTCGTCGTCGTCGATCCGGAAACAAAGGATCTGTACTACGACGTCGACTTCGCCATTGGGCTGCTGGGGACGATCGACGAGAACGATCCCGCCCATATCACGATCTTGCGCGCCCTTAACGAGGTCGTGAATACGTACTCCCCTGAAAATCGCGAGACGATTAGCCGGTGCCGGAAACTGATTCGCGACGCCATGGGCTCGCTAAATGGCGAGTTCAAGCACACCATCGTCCCGGTCGGCCACGCCCACCTCGACACGGCTTGGCTCTGGCCGATCGAGATCACCAAAAAGAAGATGGCCCACACCACCTCCACGCAGCTCGGGCTGATGGAGCGGTATCCGGAGTACGTCTTCGCCCACTCGCAGGCGAGCCAGTATGAGTGGTTGGAAAAGGAGTATCCGGCCCTTTTCGAACGGGTGAAAGCGGCGATCGACCGCGGCCAGTGGGAGCCGGTCGGCTCCATGTGGGTCGAAGCAGACTGCAACCTCACGGGCGCCGAATCCCTGATTCGGCAGTTCCTATACGGGCGGCGCTACTTCCGCGACAAGCTCGGCTACGAGACGCAGGATATGTGGCTCCCGGATGTTTTCGGCTACTCGGCCGCCCTTCCGCAGATCCTGGCGAAGTTCAACATCAAGTACTTCCTCACGCAGAAAATCTCCTGGAATCAGTTCAACAAATTCCCGCACCACACGTTCTGGTGGCAAGGGATCGATGGGACGCGGGTTTGGACCCACTTCCCACCCGCCGACACCTACAACGCCAGTTCCGAGCCGAAGGAGATCGTCGCTTCGGTCAAGAACTACAAGGACCATGGCCGAAGCGATCAATCGCTCTATCTCTTCGGATTTGGCGACGGCGGCGGCGGTCCGACGGAACGACATCTGGAGTTCTTGCGCCGCGGACGGCTTGCGCCGAGTTTCCCCGATGTCGCCATCGGCAAGCGGGCGATCGACTTCTTCCGCGACGCGAAGGCGCGCTCCAAGGACCTGATGACTTGGGTCGGCGAACTCTATCTAGAGCTTCACCGAGGCACCTACACCAGCCAAGCCGCCAATAAGCGAGACAACCGCAAGTGCGAGTTCCTACTGCGCGACGCCGAGCTGCTCGCCTGTTTCGATCCCGGCTTTCCTGCAACCTATCCGCAAGGCGAATTGGAAGAGGCATGGAAGCTGGTGCTTCTTAATCAGTTCCACGACATCATTCCGGGCTCCTCCGTTCGCGAGGTTTACGTCGACAGCGACCGGGAGTACCGCAAGGTCATCGAAGCGGGCGACCGGATCGTGGAGGAGCGGCTAACGCAGATCGCGGGCGCCTTCGACACCAGCGGAATGACTCGCCCGGTGGCGCTTTTCCAAAACGCCTCGATGGTCGGTCAAGCCTCGATCCCTTGGATCGAAGACGCAGCGCCGACCGCCTTGGTAACGACCGAAGAGAACGCTCCGGTTCAGCTCGTCGAAGAATTCGGCGAACGAAAGCTGATCTTCGCGACCCCGGCGGCCGCCCTCGGCGCCGTCACCGTCGCTGACCTCTCGGACGCCGCGCCCACGGTCAAAACTCGGCTCAAAGCGAGCAACCGGCGAATCGAAAACGGCGAGATCGCGGTGCGGTTCGACCCCCACGGGAACCTCACTTCGATCCAGAGCCTCGAAGACAGCACCGAGTTTTTGGAGCCGGGGCGCCTCGGCAACGTCTTCCAACTCTTTGAAGACAAGCCGCTCTTCTGGTCGGCCTGGGACATCGACGTTTACGCCTACGAAACGGGCCAGGAGCTGCTGCGAAGCGAGAGCTTCGAGATCGTGGAGCGCGGTCCGGTACGCGTCGCCGCCGAGATCGTCAAGCGATTCGGCAAGTCGACGATCCGCCAACGAATCTCGCTTGGCCCTACGCCGGGCATCCGGTTCGACACCGAAATCGACTGGCAGGAGGAGGACAAGCTCCTCAAGGTGGCGTTCCCGGTCAATGTGAACTCCGGCCGCGCGACGTACGAGATCCAGTTCGGCAACGTCGAGCGCGCCACCCACTACAACACGTCGTGGGACATGGCCAAGTTCGAAGTCTGCGCTCAGAAGTGGGCCGACCTTAGCGAAGGGGACCAAGGCGTCGCCTTGATCAACGACGGTAAGTACGGTTACGACATCCACGGCAACGTGATGCGGCTGACCCTGCTCCGCGCGCCGAAGGCGCCGGACCCGACTTGTGACATGGGCCGCCACCGGTTCAGCTACTCGCTAGTTCCCCATTACGGACCGTACAACTACGCCGGCATCGTTCAGGCCGCCTACGCGTTCAACGCCCCTCTCCGCACCGCTTGGCTTCAACCGCAAGTCGGAGAGGCGGGGACGCTGCCCGCATTCGTCGCTTGCGAGGACCGAAACATCGTAATCGAGGCGGTGAAGAAGGCGGAGGACTCCGACGCCCTCATCGTCCGTCTGTACGAGTGCCACAACGCCCGCGGCCGGGCCGAGCTCGCCTGCGCGAGGCCGTTCGCGACCGCGATGCTGTGCGACCTCGAAGAAAACGAGATCGCCGAAATGGAAGTCCAAGACGGCCTCGTCGAGTTCGACTACAAACCGTTCGAAATCCTAACGATCAAACTCAAGTCGTAA